The proteins below come from a single Aegilops tauschii subsp. strangulata cultivar AL8/78 chromosome 6, Aet v6.0, whole genome shotgun sequence genomic window:
- the LOC109779552 gene encoding probable L-type lectin-domain containing receptor kinase S.5, with product MAPSRRGQRAATGLAVLLLLYAISACSLLPAARAQATAFTSIRNGSEFSTFSFPSFGNSLRQLPGNLTVLGNATVNGNALQITPDTRNDPEKFLINQTGRVMYPRAYVLWASNASNTSADGRRVASFSTVFKVNLFRATPSVKGEGFAFLIASDGGAPPPPGSHGGYLGLTNASTDGSAANGFAAVELDTVKQSYDPDDNHVGLDVNGVRSKVAASLTPFGIDLATNNTNDDGSHMVWIEYNGTARHVWVYMAKNGSRPGTPVLDAPLDLSKVLLGKTAYFGFSASTGVLYQLNCLHSWDMTVELLPDGSSPGKQPLSGWKLGLAIGVPCAFALALGLFAGLYIKKRRGRIGDDSSSIVRSTINFASIPGVPKEFDYKELRKGTGNFDEKMKLGQGGYGVVYRATVVGEHGQSMEVAVKQFSGANTKGQEDFLAELSIINLLRHRNLVKLLGWCHQDGVLLLVYDFMPNGSLDRLLFGGGPEAPVLTWGHRYNIVAGVASALNYLHHEYDQRVIHRDIKPSNIMLDAAFNARLGDFGLARALETDKTSYTDKLGVPGTLGYIAPECFHTGRATRESDVFGFGAVILEIVSGRRISCSNAAGCSQLLEGVWQLHGAGGGRILEAVDRRLAPGEFDEGDAERLLLLGLACSHPNPGERPRARAIVQILARSAPPPDVPVSKPAFMWPALPVVLGDDDGEMPVSGTSTALTSSSSYYASSAGWTTQNYLLTREHDVTDRDMPTA from the exons ATGGCGCCTTCCCGCCGCGGTCAACGCGCCGCCACCGGCCTCGCCGTCCTCCTCCTGCTCTACGCCATCTCCGCATGCTCGCTcctccccgccgcccgcgcccaggCCACCGCCTTCACCAGCATCCGCAACGGCAGCGAGTTCAGCACCTTCTCCTTCCCCTCCTTCGGCAACTCGCTGCGGCAGCTCCCCGGCAACCTCACCGTGCTGGGCAACGCCACCGTCAACGGGAACGCCCTGCAGATCACGCCGGACACCAGAAACGACCCGGAGAAGTTCCTCATCAACCAGACCGGCCGGGTCATGTACCCCAGAGCCTACGTGCTCTGGGCCTCCAACGCGTCCAACACCAGCGCCGACGGCCGGCGCGTCGCCTCCTTCTCCACCGTGTTCAAGGTCAACCTCTTCCGCGCGACCCCGTCCGTCAAGGGCGAAGGGTTCGCGTTCCTCATCGCGTCCGATGGCGGCGCCCCACCGCCCCCCGGAAGCCACGGCGGCTACCTTGGCCTCACCAACGCGTCCACCGACGGTAGCGCCGCCAACGGGTTCGCCGCCGTGGAGCTGGACACGGTGAAGCAGTCCTACGACCCCGACGACAACCACGTCGGCCTCGACGTGAACGGCGTCCGGTCCAAGGTCGCCGCCTCCCTCACCCCCTTCGGCATCGACCTCGCGACCAACAACACCAACGACGACGGCAGCCACATGGTCTGGATCGAGTACAACGGCACGGCGAGGCACGTGTGGGTGTACATGGCCAAGAACGGCAGCAGGCCGGGCACTCCCGTGCTCGACGCGCCGCTGGACCTCTCGAAGGTCCtcctcggcaagacggcatacttCGGCTTCTCGGCGTCCACCGGCGTGCTGTACCAGCTCAACTGCTTGCACAGTTGGGACATGACGGTGGAGCTTCTCCCCGACGGCAGCAGCCCCGGCAAGCAGCCGCTCTCCGGCTGGAAGCTCGGGCTGGCCATCGGCGTGCCGTGCGCCTTCGCCCTGGCGCTCGGGCTGTTCGCCGGCCTGTACATCAAGAAAAGGCGGGGGAGGATCGGGGACGACTCGAGCTCGATTGTCCGGAGCACCATCAACTTCGCGAGCATCCCCGGGGTGCCCAAGGAGTTCGACTACAAGGAGCTGAGGAAAGGGACGGGCAACTTCGACGAGAAGATGAAGCTGGGGCAGGGCGGGTACGGCGTGGTGTACCGCGCCACCGTGGTCGGGGAGCACGGCCAGAGCATGGAGGTCGCCGTGAAGCAGTTCTCCGGGGCCAACACCAAGGGGCAGGAGGACTTCCTCGCCGAGCTCAGCATCATCAACCTCCTCCGCCACCGCAATCTCGTCAAGCTCCTCG GTTGGTGCCACCAGGATGGCGTGCTGCTGCTGGTGTACGACTTCATGCCCAACGGCAGCCTGGACAGGCTCCTCTTCGGCGGCGGGCCGGAGGCCCCGGTGCTCACCTGGGGGCACCGCTACAACATCGTCGCCGGCGTGGCGTCCGCCCTCAACTACCTCCACCACGAGTACGACCAGCGGGTGATCCACCGCGACATCAAGCCGTCCAACATCATGCTGGACGCCGCCTTCAACGCGCGGCTCGGCGACTTCGGCCTCGCCCGCGCGCTCGAGACCGACAAGACCTCCTACACCGACAAGCTCGGCGTCCCCGGCACCCTGGGGTACATCGCGCCGGAGTGCTTCCACACGGGCCGGGCCACGCGGGAGTCGGACGTCTTCGGCTTCGGCGCCGTCATCCTGGAGATCGTCTCCGGCCGCCGCATCtcctgcagcaacgccgccgggTGCAGCCAGCTGCTGGAGGGCGTGTGGCAGCTCCACGGCGCCGGCGGGGGCCGCATCCTCGAGGCCGTCGACCGGCGGCTCGCGCCCGGGGAGTTCGACGAGGGCGACGCGgagcggctgctgctgctgggcCTCGCGTGCAGCCACCCGAACCCCGGGGAGCGGCCGAGGGCGCGCGCCATCGTGCAGATCCTGGCGcgctccgcgccgccgccggacgtgCCGGTGTCCAAGCCGGCCTTCATGTGGCCCGCGCTGCCGGTCGTGCTCGGGGACGACGACGGGGAGATGCCGGTGTCCGGGACCAGCACGGCGCTGACCTCATCGTCGTCGTACTACGCCTCGTCGGCGGGGTGGACGACGCAGAACTACCTCCTGACCAGGGAGCACGACGTGACGGACAGGGACATGCCCACGGCGTGA